Proteins encoded within one genomic window of Nonomuraea gerenzanensis:
- a CDS encoding SDR family NAD(P)-dependent oxidoreductase, producing MSGRICVVTGANRGIGREVARQLALAGDLVVLTARDLRKAERAAGELREALKASGGAVRASGGAVRASGGAVSASGGAVEAWRLDVSEPGSVERFAREVGDAHGRVDVLVNNAAIHYDTWQRAADADLTVVREALETNLLGAWQVTQALLPLLRASAHGRVANVSSEAGSLASMGSGTPAYAVSKAGLNALTRMLAADLRRDGILVNAVCPGWVATDMGGPGGRPVAEGAASVLWAVDLPDGGPTGGFYRDGRPVPW from the coding sequence ATGAGCGGTCGGATCTGCGTGGTCACGGGGGCCAACAGGGGGATCGGGCGTGAGGTGGCCAGGCAGCTCGCACTGGCCGGCGATCTGGTGGTGCTGACCGCCAGGGACCTGCGCAAGGCGGAGCGGGCGGCCGGCGAGCTGCGCGAGGCGCTCAAGGCGTCCGGTGGCGCGGTGCGGGCTTCTGGCGGTGCGGTGCGGGCTTCCGGCGGTGCGGTGTCGGCTTCCGGCGGGGCGGTGGAGGCGTGGCGGCTCGACGTTTCCGAGCCCGGCTCCGTCGAGCGGTTCGCCCGTGAGGTCGGCGACGCCCACGGGCGGGTGGACGTGCTCGTCAACAACGCGGCCATCCACTACGACACCTGGCAGCGCGCCGCCGACGCGGACCTCACGGTGGTGCGGGAGGCGCTGGAGACGAACCTGCTGGGCGCCTGGCAGGTCACCCAGGCGCTGCTCCCGCTGCTGCGGGCCTCCGCGCACGGCCGGGTGGCGAACGTCTCCAGCGAGGCGGGCTCCCTGGCCTCGATGGGCTCGGGGACCCCGGCGTACGCGGTGTCCAAGGCCGGCCTGAACGCGCTGACCAGGATGCTGGCGGCCGATCTGCGGCGGGACGGCATCCTGGTCAACGCGGTCTGCCCGGGATGGGTGGCGACGGACATGGGCGGCCCCGGCGGGCGTCCCGTGGCGGAGGGGGCCGCGAGCGTGCTGTGGGCGGTGGACCTGCCCGACGGCGGGCCCACCGGAGGGTTCTACCGTGACGGGCGGCCGGTGCCCTGGTGA
- a CDS encoding phosphotransferase family protein, with amino-acid sequence MADLQHTHELTYEGDRVVKRYQESKPGAAEREWRALSLLAEHAPGLAPEPIAFEGGAVTMSRIPGVPLRGLFARAKHVAALAEALAELHAAVPAGVLRAVPVRPWQQEAIADWLRKRCAAWEPREPLADRAVKEGLRWLESWSPGGAGLREAFGAGDGNLANFLWDGSRVRIVDFEDSGRSDVAFEVAELAEHVSMWVDGEVEIARRFDLSPQEERRTRECRKAHALVWLFLLSHEHPRNPPGTFQRQVERVLTTLGA; translated from the coding sequence ATGGCTGATCTTCAGCACACGCACGAGCTGACGTACGAGGGCGACCGCGTCGTCAAGCGCTACCAGGAGAGCAAGCCGGGCGCGGCCGAGCGCGAATGGCGGGCGCTGAGCCTGCTGGCCGAGCACGCGCCGGGGCTCGCGCCCGAGCCGATCGCGTTCGAGGGCGGCGCCGTGACGATGTCGAGGATCCCCGGGGTGCCGCTGCGCGGGCTGTTCGCGCGGGCCAAGCACGTGGCGGCCCTGGCGGAGGCGCTCGCGGAGCTGCACGCCGCCGTGCCCGCAGGCGTGCTGCGCGCCGTCCCGGTGCGTCCCTGGCAGCAGGAGGCGATCGCCGACTGGCTCAGGAAGCGGTGCGCGGCCTGGGAGCCCAGGGAGCCGCTGGCGGACCGGGCCGTCAAAGAGGGGCTGCGCTGGCTGGAGAGCTGGTCGCCCGGCGGGGCGGGGCTGCGGGAGGCGTTCGGGGCGGGCGACGGGAACCTGGCCAACTTCCTGTGGGACGGCTCCCGCGTACGCATCGTGGACTTCGAGGACTCCGGGCGCAGCGACGTGGCGTTCGAGGTGGCGGAGCTGGCCGAGCACGTGTCGATGTGGGTGGACGGCGAGGTGGAGATCGCCCGCCGGTTCGACCTGAGCCCGCAGGAGGAGCGGCGCACGCGGGAGTGCCGCAAGGCGCACGCGCTCGTCTGGCTCTTCCTGCTCTCGCACGAGCACCCGCGCAATCCGCCGGGGACCTTCCAGCGACAGGTCGAGCGGGTGCTGACTACCTTGGGCGCATGA
- a CDS encoding GNAT family N-acetyltransferase: MRIANEDDREAVERLVQDAYTPWIEIVGMRPLPLESDYGALIAAGRVHVTDGLEGLIVLVPEDGVLLVDNVAVRPELHGKGIGRALMAYAEQEARRLGLPALRLYTNVRMTANIALYESLGYRETGRQGIEGRSAVLMRKQLSP; this comes from the coding sequence ATGAGGATCGCGAACGAGGACGACAGGGAGGCCGTCGAGCGGCTCGTCCAGGACGCCTACACGCCGTGGATCGAGATCGTCGGCATGCGGCCGCTACCGCTGGAGTCCGACTACGGGGCGCTCATCGCCGCCGGCCGGGTGCACGTCACCGACGGGCTCGAAGGGCTCATCGTGCTGGTGCCCGAGGACGGCGTGCTGCTGGTGGACAACGTGGCCGTCCGTCCCGAGCTGCACGGCAAGGGCATCGGGCGGGCGCTGATGGCGTACGCCGAGCAGGAGGCGCGCAGGCTGGGGCTGCCCGCGCTGCGCCTCTACACCAACGTCAGGATGACCGCCAACATCGCCCTGTACGAGTCGCTCGGCTACCGCGAGACCGGCCGCCAGGGCATCGAGGGCCGCTCGGCCGTCCTCATGCGCAAGCAGCTCAGCCCGTGA
- a CDS encoding class II fructose-bisphosphate aldolase gives MPLAPIGDIVSRSPAGVGAFNVIQLEHATAIVAGAEALGLPVVLQISENCVRYHGALEPIALASLAVARKADVPVAVHLDHATDRALVEEAVRLGLGSVMYDASALPDEANVVSTAEVAAWCHERGVWVEAELGEVGGKDGVHAPGARTKPHEAVDYVARTGVDALAVAVGTSHAMTTKDAVLDLDLIAELRAAVPVPLVLHGSSGVPDDVLREAVRQGMKKINIATHLNKAFTGAVRDYLVHDERVVDSRKYLKAGRDAVAREVSHLLGVLTG, from the coding sequence ATGCCCCTCGCCCCCATCGGCGACATCGTCAGTCGGTCACCCGCAGGGGTGGGCGCGTTCAACGTGATCCAGCTGGAGCACGCCACCGCCATCGTGGCGGGCGCCGAGGCGCTCGGCCTGCCGGTCGTGCTGCAGATCAGCGAGAACTGCGTGCGCTACCACGGCGCCCTGGAGCCGATCGCGCTGGCCTCGCTCGCGGTCGCCAGGAAGGCGGACGTGCCGGTCGCCGTGCACCTCGACCACGCCACCGACCGGGCACTCGTCGAGGAGGCGGTGAGGCTGGGCCTGGGCTCGGTCATGTACGACGCCTCGGCCCTGCCCGACGAGGCGAACGTCGTCAGCACGGCCGAGGTGGCCGCCTGGTGCCACGAGCGCGGCGTGTGGGTGGAGGCCGAGCTGGGCGAGGTCGGCGGCAAGGACGGCGTGCACGCGCCCGGCGCCCGTACCAAGCCGCACGAGGCGGTCGACTACGTGGCGCGGACCGGCGTGGACGCGCTGGCGGTGGCCGTGGGCACCTCGCACGCCATGACGACCAAGGACGCGGTGCTGGACCTGGACCTCATCGCCGAGCTGCGCGCGGCCGTGCCGGTGCCGCTGGTGCTGCACGGCTCCTCGGGCGTGCCGGACGACGTGCTGCGCGAGGCCGTACGGCAGGGCATGAAGAAGATCAACATCGCGACCCACCTGAACAAGGCGTTCACCGGCGCCGTACGCGACTACCTGGTCCACGACGAGCGGGTGGTGGACTCGCGCAAGTACCTCAAGGCCGGCCGCGACGCGGTGGCCAGGGAGGTCTCCCACCTGCTCGGCGTCCTCACGGGCTGA